One genomic segment of Candidatus Fukatsuia endosymbiont of Tuberolachnus salignus includes these proteins:
- a CDS encoding SIR2 family protein: MKKNIKLSRFKIYISSLFSQLKIREERQEEISDLIKARKNMGSVITTHYDGLIEKFFNFTPLIGNDILLSNPYRSVYKIHGCAQDPCNIIITHEDYAHFNNKYELIRSHLLSLFIHNPIVFIGYSISDQNIKYLLKTVFSYVNVNTELAKRIRDNFLLIEYQKGTDSIDITEHDIEIEGMATIRINKIKTDNYKAIYDALSRLVLPVSARDIRKVQKVWNTIISGGEIKVKITENIDDLKNEERVIAVGSEKTLSYE; the protein is encoded by the coding sequence ATGAAAAAAAATATTAAATTAAGTCGATTTAAAATATACATTTCATCCCTATTCTCTCAATTGAAGATAAGAGAAGAGCGGCAGGAAGAAATCAGTGACCTGATTAAAGCAAGGAAAAATATGGGTTCTGTTATAACAACCCACTACGATGGATTGATAGAGAAGTTTTTTAATTTTACCCCATTAATAGGAAATGACATATTACTCAGTAATCCCTACAGGTCAGTTTACAAAATTCACGGGTGTGCCCAAGACCCTTGCAATATCATCATAACGCATGAAGACTATGCCCATTTTAATAATAAATACGAATTAATCAGGTCTCACCTGCTTTCTTTATTTATCCATAATCCCATAGTATTTATAGGTTATAGCATAAGCGACCAAAATATTAAATATTTACTTAAAACGGTGTTTTCCTATGTGAATGTGAACACTGAATTAGCGAAGAGAATTCGTGATAATTTTTTATTGATTGAATATCAGAAAGGGACCGACTCGATAGACATCACTGAACATGACATAGAAATAGAAGGTATGGCAACGATACGGATCAATAAAATCAAAACGGATAACTATAAAGCAATTTATGACGCCCTGTCTCGTCTTGTTCTTCCTGTCTCAGCAAGGGATATCAGGAAAGTACAAAAAGTGTGGAACACAATAATAAGCGGCGGAGAAATTAAGGTAAAAATAACGGAAAACATCGACGATCTAAAAAATGAGGAGAGGGTTATTGCTGTTGGTTCAGAAAAAACCCTCTCCTATGAATGA